From Rhodococcus antarcticus, the proteins below share one genomic window:
- a CDS encoding phosphatidylserine decarboxylase: MARRPKQPDPPTGAAHLVGLVRSVVPPLNPAGRPFVLVPAVLAVLGRRSPALRRTATVAALACAAFFREPARVAPQRPGLVVAPADGVVALQDTAVPPAELGLGSAPVPRVSVFLSVLDVHVQRSPVGGTVSRVVHTPGTFLSADLPAASTDNERTCVLLRTDDGQEVGVVQIAGLIARRIVCHLAEGDRTERGATYGLIRFGSRVDTYLPVGSRVLVDVGQRMVGAETVLAELP, encoded by the coding sequence GTGGCCCGCCGTCCGAAGCAGCCCGACCCACCCACCGGCGCTGCGCACCTGGTCGGCCTGGTCCGCAGCGTGGTGCCTCCGCTGAACCCCGCGGGCCGCCCCTTCGTGCTGGTGCCGGCCGTCCTCGCCGTGCTGGGACGGCGCTCCCCCGCGCTGCGTCGCACCGCCACCGTGGCGGCCCTCGCCTGCGCCGCCTTCTTCCGCGAGCCCGCCCGGGTCGCCCCGCAGCGCCCCGGCCTGGTGGTCGCCCCCGCCGACGGCGTCGTCGCCCTGCAGGACACGGCTGTGCCGCCCGCCGAGCTGGGCCTCGGCAGCGCACCGGTGCCCCGGGTCAGCGTTTTCCTCTCCGTGCTGGACGTGCACGTGCAGCGCAGCCCCGTCGGCGGCACCGTCTCGCGCGTGGTGCACACGCCAGGGACGTTCCTCAGCGCCGACCTGCCGGCCGCGAGCACCGACAACGAGCGCACCTGCGTGCTGCTGCGCACCGACGACGGCCAGGAGGTCGGCGTCGTCCAGATCGCCGGGCTCATCGCCCGTCGCATCGTCTGCCACCTCGCCGAGGGCGACCGCACCGAGCGCGGAGCCACCTACGGGCTCATCCGCTTCGGCTCGCGGGTGGACACGTACCTGCCGGTGGGCAGCCGGGTGCTGGTGGACGTGGGGCAGCGGATGGTCGGTGCCGAGACCGTCCTGGCCGAGCTGCCGTGA
- a CDS encoding GlsB/YeaQ/YmgE family stress response membrane protein, translating into MLGLGIIGWIIIGGLAGWIGSKIMKTDAQMGIILNIVVGIIGGLLGGFILNAVGVDVQGGGIIFSFLVALLGAVILLFLVKAVTGRKASR; encoded by the coding sequence ATGCTCGGACTCGGGATCATCGGTTGGATCATCATCGGCGGGCTCGCCGGCTGGATCGGCAGCAAGATCATGAAGACGGACGCCCAGATGGGCATCATCCTCAACATCGTCGTCGGCATCATCGGCGGCCTGCTGGGCGGCTTCATCCTCAACGCGGTGGGCGTGGACGTGCAGGGTGGCGGGATCATCTTCAGCTTCCTCGTCGCGCTCCTCGGCGCCGTCATCCTGCTGTTCCTGGTCAAGGCCGTCACCGGCCGCAAGGCCTCGCGCTGA
- the moeA gene encoding molybdopterin molybdotransferase MoeA, which translates to MRTVAEHQSVVAELLVRTEVVELGLAEAAGLVLAQDLVAARALPAFDNSAMDGYAVRAADVAGASVEHPVALPVAEDVPAGRVDGPPLAPGTAHRIMTGAPVPEGADAVVQVEATDGGTVTVLVHEERVAGTHVRTAGEDVAVGETVLTAGTELGAAQLGLVAALGEPTVRVHRRLRALVLSTGSELVAAGQPLVHGQIHESNGVMLCTALRAAGAEAEQLHFVADDVEAFHAALAPRLEHVDLVLTSGGVSAGAYEVVKDALTGQGVEFAKVAMQPGMPQGAGRLRGVPVVTLPGNPVSSLVSFEVFLRPAVRGAMGHGRTHRRVVRARLTEALDSPQGRRQYRRGVLDEAAGTVRPIGPPASHFLRWLAASDCLLDLHEETTHLDAGSEIDVWVLDT; encoded by the coding sequence GTGCGCACCGTTGCCGAACACCAGTCCGTCGTCGCCGAGCTCCTCGTCCGCACGGAGGTGGTGGAGCTGGGCCTGGCCGAGGCCGCCGGGCTCGTGCTGGCGCAGGACCTGGTCGCCGCCCGCGCCCTGCCCGCCTTCGACAACTCGGCCATGGACGGGTACGCGGTCCGCGCGGCCGACGTCGCCGGGGCCTCGGTCGAGCACCCCGTGGCGCTGCCCGTGGCGGAGGACGTGCCGGCCGGACGGGTCGACGGCCCCCCGCTCGCACCCGGCACCGCCCACCGCATCATGACCGGCGCCCCGGTGCCCGAGGGCGCGGACGCGGTGGTGCAGGTGGAGGCCACCGACGGGGGCACGGTCACCGTGCTCGTGCACGAGGAGCGGGTGGCCGGCACCCACGTCCGCACCGCGGGGGAGGACGTGGCCGTCGGCGAGACCGTGCTGACCGCGGGCACCGAGCTCGGCGCCGCGCAGCTGGGCCTGGTGGCCGCGCTCGGCGAGCCCACCGTGCGGGTGCACCGGAGGTTGCGGGCCCTGGTGCTCTCCACCGGCAGCGAGCTGGTGGCGGCGGGGCAGCCGCTGGTCCACGGCCAGATCCACGAGTCCAACGGCGTCATGCTCTGCACCGCGCTGCGGGCGGCCGGGGCGGAGGCCGAGCAGCTGCACTTCGTCGCCGACGACGTCGAGGCCTTCCACGCCGCGCTCGCCCCCCGCCTGGAGCACGTGGACCTGGTGCTCACCTCCGGCGGGGTCAGCGCCGGGGCCTACGAGGTGGTGAAGGACGCGCTCACCGGCCAGGGCGTGGAGTTCGCCAAGGTCGCGATGCAGCCGGGCATGCCGCAGGGCGCCGGACGGCTGCGTGGCGTGCCCGTGGTGACCCTGCCGGGCAACCCGGTGAGCTCGCTGGTCAGCTTCGAGGTGTTCCTGCGTCCGGCCGTCCGCGGCGCCATGGGCCACGGGCGGACGCACCGCCGGGTGGTGCGGGCCCGGCTCACCGAGGCGCTGGACTCCCCGCAGGGCCGCCGGCAGTACCGCCGCGGCGTGCTGGACGAGGCCGCAGGCACGGTGCGACCGATCGGTCCGCCCGCCTCGCACTTCCTGCGCTGGCTCGCGGCCTCGGACTGCCTGCTCGACCTCCACGAGGAGACGACGCACCTGGACGCGGGCTCCGAGATCGACGTCTGGGTCCTCGACACCTGA
- a CDS encoding serine/threonine-protein kinase produces MAEQLGDLVGRRLGHYRVDGVIGRGGMSTMYRATDVRLGRSVALKIMSDALAGDAEFRERFVDEARNTSAIDHPHVVPLYDFGDLDGMLFLAMRYVEGADLSSLLSDGPLAPRRALLLLGQVAEALDVLHGRKLVHLDVKPANVLVTHREGSGAEHAYLADFGLTRRGTAGHRTRGGDFLGSPTYAAPEHLRGDSVDARTDVYSLACMLFACLTGHAPFTGTVDEVINGHLAGMAPSVSAEVVLPARVDTVVRRGMDTEPDARPGSCRELMTLAHQALSGTTRPEEPPVRRATRTGQQAGGPWVAPEPSGPSRPVAVPQAPPVQLMRPEPARQAPQPAPQPPGPHASGPHASGQPSWGPQPSGQPSWGSQSSGPHPRGAPPQPRPLGPPPAGPSDVASMRLRDPMPTRTSTAFTAEPVAGRRWVVPAVVAAAVLLLVALLLLLL; encoded by the coding sequence GTGGCGGAGCAGTTGGGTGACCTTGTCGGGCGACGCCTCGGCCACTACCGCGTGGACGGGGTCATCGGCCGCGGCGGGATGAGCACCATGTACCGCGCCACCGACGTGCGGCTGGGCCGCTCCGTCGCCCTGAAGATCATGTCCGACGCGCTGGCCGGGGACGCCGAGTTCCGCGAGCGCTTCGTCGACGAGGCGCGCAACACCTCGGCCATCGACCACCCGCACGTCGTTCCGCTCTACGACTTCGGCGACCTGGACGGGATGCTGTTCCTGGCCATGCGCTACGTGGAGGGCGCGGACCTCTCCAGCCTGCTCTCCGACGGCCCGCTCGCCCCGCGCCGTGCGCTGCTGCTGCTGGGCCAGGTGGCCGAGGCGCTGGACGTGCTGCACGGCCGCAAGCTGGTGCACCTCGACGTGAAGCCGGCCAACGTGCTGGTCACCCACCGGGAGGGCTCCGGCGCGGAGCACGCCTACCTCGCGGACTTCGGCCTGACCCGTCGCGGCACGGCGGGCCACCGCACCCGCGGCGGGGACTTCCTCGGCTCGCCCACCTACGCCGCCCCCGAGCACCTGCGCGGGGACTCGGTGGACGCGCGCACAGACGTCTACTCCCTGGCCTGCATGCTCTTCGCCTGCCTCACCGGGCACGCCCCGTTCACCGGCACCGTGGACGAGGTGATCAACGGTCACCTCGCGGGCATGGCCCCGTCCGTCTCCGCCGAGGTGGTGCTGCCCGCGCGGGTCGACACCGTGGTGCGGCGCGGCATGGACACCGAGCCCGACGCGCGCCCGGGCAGCTGCCGGGAGCTCATGACGCTGGCCCACCAGGCGCTGTCGGGCACCACCCGCCCGGAGGAGCCGCCCGTGCGCCGCGCGACGAGGACGGGCCAGCAGGCGGGCGGGCCGTGGGTGGCGCCGGAGCCCTCGGGCCCCTCGCGGCCGGTAGCGGTGCCGCAGGCCCCGCCCGTCCAGCTCATGCGTCCCGAGCCGGCGCGCCAGGCGCCCCAGCCCGCCCCCCAGCCACCGGGACCCCATGCGTCGGGCCCCCATGCGTCCGGCCAGCCGTCCTGGGGTCCGCAGCCGTCGGGCCAGCCGTCCTGGGGCTCGCAGTCGTCGGGTCCGCACCCCCGGGGTGCGCCCCCGCAGCCCCGCCCCCTGGGACCGCCGCCGGCCGGGCCGTCCGACGTCGCGTCGATGCGGCTGCGGGACCCGATGCCCACGCGCACCTCCACGGCGTTCACCGCCGAGCCGGTCGCCGGTCGTCGTTGGGTGGTCCCCGCCGTCGTCGCAGCGGCCGTCCTCCTCCTGGTGGCGCTGCTCCTCCTCCTGCTCTGA